Proteins found in one Carassius auratus strain Wakin chromosome 12, ASM336829v1, whole genome shotgun sequence genomic segment:
- the LOC113111428 gene encoding fibroin heavy chain-like isoform X4, translating into MAARVYFSLTAVLLCLIGYLSITHANQRRTTVDGYCPATLTVVPSHRGCTSDEDCPGGHKCCRFDCGPVCVLPVFMKPGKCPIPEMIPLCAEGCFHDGQCPATQKCCPATGGFACSEPRGQGSGQASCQVRGQASGIGQGSVKGGGIGQGSSIGHGIGGVDQGSIKGGSIGQGSNIGRGIGQGSGIGQGSIKGGSIGQGSNIGRGIGQGSIKGGSIGQGSNIGRGIGQGSSIGHGIGGIGQGSGIVQGNSIGRGIGSGTGQGSSIGHGIGQGSSIGRGIGQGSGIGQGSGIGQGNSIGHGIGQGSSIGRGIGQGSGTGQGSSIGYGIGQGSNIGRGIGQGSGIGQGSIKGGSIGQGSNIGRGIGQGSSIGHGFGGIGQGSGTGQGSSIGHGIGQGSSIGRGIGQGSGIGQGSSIGHGIGGIGQGSGIGQGNSIGHGIGQGNSIGHGIGQGNSIGHGIGQGNSIGHGIGQGSSIGRGIGQGSGIGQGSIIGHGIGQGSSIGRGIGQGSGIGQGSIIGYGIGGVRQGSIKGGSIGQGSGIGQGSSIGHGIGGIGQGSGIGQGSSIGHGIGGVGQGRGIGQGPGIGYGVGQGSGVGQGVSQGSVVGQGSSQGTSIGQGVSQGSVVGQGSSQGTSIGQGVSQGSVVGQGRIQGTSIGQDVSQGSVVGQGTSIGQGVSQGSVVGQGSSQGTSIGQGVSQGSGLGQGSGIGQGVSQGSVVGQGTSIGKGVSQGSVVGQGRIQGTSIGQGVSQGSVVGQGSSQGTSIGQGVSQGSGRGQGSGISQGVSQGSVVGQGSSQGTVIGQGVGQGSGRGQGSGIGQGVSQGSVVGQGSSQGTSIGKGVSQGSVVGQGSSQGTSIGQGVGQGSVVGQGSSQGTSIGQGVSQGSVVGQGSSQGTSIGQGVSQGSVVGQGSSQGISIGQGVSQGSVVGQGTSIGQGVSQGSVVGQGSSQGTSIGQGVSQGSGLGQGSGIGQGVSQGSVVGQGSSQGTSIGQDVSQGSVVGQGTSIGKGVSQGSVVGQGRIQGTSIGQGVGQGSGVGQGVGQGTSIGQGVSQGSVVGQGSSQGTSIGQGVSQGSGLGQGSGIGQGVSQGSVVGQGSSQGTSIGQDVSQGSVVGQGTSIGKGVSQGSVVGQGRIQGTSIGQGVSQGSVVGQGSSQGTSIGQDVSQGSVVGQGTSIGKGVSQGSVVGQGRIQGTSIGQGVGQGSGVGQGVGQGSGVGQGVGQGSGVGQGSSQGISIGQGVGQGSGVGQGVGQGSGVGQGVGQGSGVGQGVGQGTSIGQGVSQGSVVGQGSSQGTSIGQDVSQGSVVGHGTSIGKGVSQGSVVGQGRIQGTSIGQGVGQGSGVGQGVGQGSGVGQGVGQGSGVGQGVGQGSGVGQGVGQGSGVGQGSSQGISIGQGVGQGGGVGQGVGQGGGVGQGVGQGGGRGQGSGIGQGVGQGGGRGQGSGIGQGVGQGSSQGPGIGHGVGQGSGVGQGVGQGSVVGQGSSQGTSIGQGVSQGSVVGQGSSQGTSIGQGVSQGSVVGQGSSQGTSIGKGVSQGSVVGQGSSQGTSIGQGVSQGSVVGQGSSQGTSIGQGVGQGSVVGQGSVVGQGSGVGQGVGQGSGVGQGVGQGSGVGQGVGQGSGVGQGVGQGSGVGQGVGQGSGVGQGSGVGQGVGQGSGRGQGVGQGSGRGQGVGQGSGRGQGSGIGQGVGQGSSQGSGIGQGVSQGSVVGQGSVVGQGSSQGTGIGQGSGLGQGSGIGQGVDQGSGIGQGSNQGSGIGHGMGQGSGQGQGVGQGSGRAQGSGVAQGVGQDSVVGQDSVVDQGVGQDSVVGQDSVVDQGVGQDSLVGQGSSQGTGIGHCVGQGNSQGSSIGQES; encoded by the exons ATGGCCGCTCGAGTGTATTTCTCATTGACtgctgttttattgtgtttgatCGGATACTTGAGCATAACTCATGCTAATCAAAGACGAACCACAG TGGATGGTTACTGTCCGGCGACGCTGACGGTCGTGCCATCCCATCGAGGATGTACCTCTGATGAAGACTGCCCTGGAGGACACAAATGCTGTCGATTTGACTGTGGTCCTGTTTGTGTGCTGCCTGTTTTCA TGAAGCCAGGGAAATGCCCCATACCGGAGATGATTCCACTGTGTGCTGAAGGTTGTTtccatgatggccagtgtcctgccacaCAGAAATGTTGCCCCGCCACTGGtggctttgcatgcagtgaaccacgtggtcagggaagcggtcaggcaAGTTGTCAAGTAAGGGGCCAGGCAAGTGGCATTGGCCAGGGCAGTGTCAAGGGAGGTGGCATTGGCCAGGGCAGCAGTATTGGTCATGGTATTGGTGGCGTTGACCAAGGCAGCATCAAGGGAGGCAGCATTGGCCAGGGAAGTAATATTGGTCGTGGcattggccagggaagtggaATTGGCCAGGGCAGCATCAAGGGAGGCAGCATTGGCCAGGGAAGTAATATTGGTCGTGGCATTGGCCAGGGCAGCATCAAGGGAGGCAGCATTGGCCAGGGAAGTAATATTGGTCGTGGCATTGGCCAGGGCAGCAGTATTGGTCACGGTATTGGCGGcattggccagggaagtggaATTGTCCAGGGCAACAGTATTGGTCGTGGCATTGGAAGTGGAACTGGCCAGGGCAGCAGTATTGGTCACGGCATTGGCCAGGGAAGTAGTATTGGTCGTGGcattggccagggaagcggaattGGCCAGGGAAGTGGAATTGGCCAGGGCAACAGTATTGGTCACGGCATTGGCCAGGGAAGTAGTATTGGTCGTGGcattggccagggaagtggaACTGGCCAGGGCAGCAGTATTGGTTACGGCATTGGACAGGGAAGTAATATTGGTCGTGGcattggccagggaagtggaATTGGCCAGGGCAGCATCAAGGGAGGCAGCATTGGCCAGGGAAGTAATATTGGTCGTGGCATTGGCCAGGGCAGCAGTATTGGTCACGGTTTTGGCGGcattggccagggaagtggaACTGGCCAGGGCAGCAGTATTGGTCACGGCATTGGCCAGGGAAGTAGTATTGGTCGTGGcattggccagggaagcggaattGGCCAGGGTAGTAGTATTGGTCACGGTATTGGCGGcattggccagggaagtggaATTGGCCAGGGCAACAGTATTGGTCACGGCATTGGCCAGGGCAACAGTATTGGTCACGGCATTGGCCAGGGCAACAGTATTGGTCACGGCATTGGCCAGGGCAACAGTATTGGTCACGGCATTGGCCAGGGAAGTAGTATTGGTCGTGGcattggccagggaagcggaattGGCCAGGGCAGCATTATTGGTCACGGCATTGGCCAGGGAAGTAGTATTGGTCGTGGcattggccagggaagcggaattGGCCAGGGCAGCATTATTGGTTACGGTATTGGCGGTGTTCGTCAGGGGAGCATCAAGGGAGGCAGCATTGGACAGGGAAGTGGAATTGGCCAGGGTAGTAGTATTGGTCACGGTATTGGCGGcattggccagggaagtggaATTGGCCAGGGTAGTAGTATTGGCCACGGTATTGGTGGCGTCGGCCAGGGCAGGGGAATTGGCCAGGGCCCCGGTATTGGTTATGGTGTGGGCCAGGGCAGTGGAGTTGGCCAAGGTGTGAGCCAGGGCAGCGTTGTTGGCCAGGGCAGCAGTCAGGGCACCAGTATTGGCCAAGGTGTGAGCCAGGGCAGCGTTGTTGGCCAGGGCAGCAGTCAGGGCACCAGTATTGGCCAAGGTGTGAGCCAGGGCAGCGTTGTTGGCCAGGGCAGGATTCAGGGCACCAGTATTGGCCAAGATGTGAGCCAGGGCAGCGTTGTTGGCCAGGGCACCAGTATTGGCCAAGGTGTGAGCCAGGGCAGCGTTGTTGGCCAGGGCAGCAGTCAGGGCACCAGTATTGGCCAAGGTGTGAGCCAGGGCAGCGGACTGGGCCAGGGCAGTGGAATTGGCCAAGGTGTTAGCCAGGGCAGCGTTGTTGGCCAGGGCACCAGTATTGGCAAAGGTGTGAGCCAGGGCAGCGTTGTTGGCCAGGGCAGGATTCAGGGCACCAGtattggccaag GTGTGAGCCAGGGCAGCGTTGTTGGCCAGGGCAGCAGTCAGGGCACCAGTATTGGCCAAGGTGTGAGCCAGGGCAGCGGACGGGGCCAGGGCAGTGGAATTAGCCAAGGTGTTAGCCAGGGCAGCGTTGTTGGCCAGGGCAGCAGTCAGGGCACGGTCattggccaaggtgtgggccagggTAGCGGACGGGGCCAGGGCAGTGGAATTGGCCAAGGTGTTAGCCAGGGCAGTGTTGTTGGCCAGGGCAGCAGTCAGGGCACCAGTATTGGCAAAGGTGTTAGCCAGGGCAGCGTTGTTGGCCAGGGCAGCAGTCAGGGCACCAGTATTGGCCAAG gtgtgggccagggcaGCGTTGTTGGCCAGGGCAGCAGTCAGGGCACCAGTATTGGCCAAGGTGTGAGCCAGGGCAGCGTTGTTGGCCAGGGCAGCAGTCAGGGCACCAGTATTGGCCAAG GTGTGAGCCAGGGCAGCGTTGTTGGCCAGGGCAGCAGTCAGGGCATCAGTATTGGCCAAGGTGTGAGCCAGGGCAGCGTTGTTGGCCAGGGCACCAGTATTGGCCAAGGTGTGAGCCAGGGCAGCGTTGTTGGCCAGGGCAGCAGTCAGGGCACCAGTATTGGCCAAGGTGTGAGCCAGGGCAGCGGACTGGGCCAGGGCAGTGGAATTGGCCAAGGTGTTAGCCAGGGCAGCGTTGTTGGCCAGGGCAGCAGTCAGGGCACCAGTATTGGCCAAGATGTGAGCCAGGGCAGCGTTGTTGGCCAGGGCACCAGTATTGGCAAAGGTGTGAGCCAGGGCAGCGTTGTTGGCCAGGGCAGGATTCAGGGCACCAGtattggccaaggtgtgggccagggcagcggagttggccaaggtgtgggccagggcaCCAGTATTGGCCAAGGTGTGAGCCAGGGCAGCGTTGTTGGCCAGGGCAGCAGTCAGGGCACCAGTATTGGCCAAGGTGTGAGCCAGGGCAGCGGACTGGGCCAGGGCAGTGGAATTGGCCAAGGTGTTAGCCAGGGCAGCGTTGTTGGCCAGGGCAGCAGTCAGGGCACCAGTATTGGCCAAGATGTGAGCCAGGGCAGCGTTGTTGGCCAGGGCACCAGTATTGGCAAAGGTGTGAGCCAGGGCAGCGTTGTTGGCCAGGGCAGGATTCAGGGCACCAGTATTGGCCAAGGTGTGAGCCAGGGCAGCGTTGTTGGCCAGGGCAGCAGTCAGGGCACCAGTATTGGCCAAGATGTGAGCCAGGGCAGCGTTGTTGGCCAGGGCACCAGTATTGGCAAAGGTGTGAGCCAGGGCAGCGTTGTTGGCCAGGGCAGGATTCAGGGCACCAGtattggccaaggtgtgggccagggcagcggagttggccaaggtgtgggccagggcagcggagttggccaaggtgtgggccagggcaGCGGAGTTGGCCAGGGCAGCAGTCAGGGCATCAGtattggccaaggtgtgggccagggcagcggagttggccaaggtgtgggccagggcagcggagttggccaaggtgtgggccagggcagcggagttggccaaggtgtgggccagggcaCCAGTATTGGCCAAGGTGTGAGCCAGGGCAGCGTTGTTGGCCAGGGCAGCAGTCAGGGCACCAGTATTGGCCAAGATGTGAGCCAGGGCAGCGTTGTTGGCCATGGCACCAGTATTGGCAAAGGTGTGAGCCAGGGCAGCGTTGTTGGCCAGGGCAGGATTCAGGGCACCAGtattggccaaggtgtgggccagggcagcggagttggccaaggtgtgggccagggcagcggagttggccaaggtgtgggccagggcagcggagttggccaaggtgtgggccagggcagcggagttggccaaggtgtgggccagggcaGCGGAGTTGGCCAGGGCAGCAGTCAGGGCATCAGtattggccaaggtgtgggccagggcggcggagttggccaaggtgtgggccagggcggcggagttggccaag GTGTGGGTCAGGGCGGCGGacggggccagggaagcggaattGGCCAAGGTGTGGGTCAGGGCGGCGGacggggccagggaagcggaattGGCCAAGGTGTGGGTCAGGGAAGCAGCCAGGGCCCCGGTATTGGTCATGGTGTGGGCCAGGGCAGTGgagttggccaaggtgtgggccagggcaGCGTTGTTGGCCAGGGCAGCAGTCAGGGCACCAGTATTGGCCAAGGTGTGAGCCAGGGCAGCGTTGTTGGCCAGGGCAGCAGTCAGGGCACCAGTATTGGCCAAG GTGTTAGCCAGGGCAGCGTTGTTGGCCAGGGCAGCAGTCAGGGCACCAGTATTGGCAAAGGTGTTAGCCAGGGCAGCGTTGTTGGCCAGGGCAGCAGTCAGGGCACCAGTATTGGCCAAGGTGTTAGCCAGGGCAGCGTTGTTGGCCAGGGCAGCAGTCAGGGCACCAGtattggccaaggtgtgggccagggcaGCGTTGTGGGCCAGGGCAGCGTTGTGGGCCAGGGCAGCGGAGTTGGCCAAGGCGTGGGCCAGGGCAGCGGAGTTGGCCAAGGCGTGGGCCAGGGCAGCGGAGTTGGCCAAGGCGTGGGCCAGGGCAGCGGAGTTGGCCAAGGCGTGGGCCAGGGCAGCGGAGTTGGCCAAGGCGTGGGCCAGGGCAGCGGAGTTGGCCAAGGCAGCGgagttggccaaggtgtgggTCAGGGCAGCGGACGGGGCCAGGGTGTGGGTCAGGGCAGCGGACGGGGCCAGGGTGTGGGTCAGGGCAGCGGACGaggccagggaagcggaattGGCCAAGGTGTGGGTCAGGGAAGCAGCCAGGGCAGCGGTATTGGCCAAGGTGTGAGTCAGGGCAGCGTTGTTGGTCAGGGCAGCGTTGTGGGCCAGGGAAGCAGCCAGGGTACTGGTATCGGCCAGGGTAGTGGACTAGGTCAGGGCAGTGGAATTGGCCAAGGTGTGGACCAGGGCAGTGGAATTGGCCAGGGAAGCAACCAGGGCTCCGGTATTGGTCATGGTATGGGCCAGGGAAGTGGACAGggccaaggtgtgggccagggcaGTGGACGGGCCCAGGGCAGTGGTGTTGCTCAAGGTGTGGGCCAGGATAGCGTTGTGGGCCAGGATAGCGTAGTGGATCAAGGTGTGGGTCAAGATAGCGTAGTGGGCCAGGATAGCGTAGTGGATCAAGGTGTGGGCCAGGATAGCCTAGTGGGCCAAGGTAGCAGCCAGGGCACCGGAATTGGTCATTGTGTTGGCCAGGGAAACAGCCAGGGCAGCAGTATAGGCCAGGAAAGTTAA
- the LOC113111428 gene encoding fibroin heavy chain-like isoform X20 has translation MAARVYFSLTAVLLCLIGYLSITHANQRRTTVDGYCPATLTVVPSHRGCTSDEDCPGGHKCCRFDCGPVCVLPVFMKPGKCPIPEMIPLCAEGCFHDGQCPATQKCCPATGGFACSEPRGQGSGQASCQVRGQASGIGQGSVKGGGIGQGSSIGHGIGGVDQGSIKGGSIGQGSNIGRGIGQGSGIGQGSIKGGSIGQGSNIGRGIGQGSIKGGSIGQGSNIGRGIGQGSSIGHGIGGIGQGSGIVQGNSIGRGIGSGTGQGSSIGHGIGQGSSIGRGIGQGSGIGQGSGIGQGNSIGHGIGQGSSIGRGIGQGSGTGQGSSIGYGIGQGSNIGRGIGQGSGIGQGSIKGGSIGQGSNIGRGIGQGSSIGHGFGGIGQGSGTGQGSSIGHGIGQGSSIGRGIGQGSGIGQGSSIGHGIGGIGQGSGIGQGNSIGHGIGQGNSIGHGIGQGNSIGHGIGQGNSIGHGIGQGSSIGRGIGQGSGIGQGSIIGHGIGQGSSIGRGIGQGSGIGQGSIIGYGIGGVRQGSIKGGSIGQGSGIGQGSSIGHGIGGIGQGSGIGQGSSIGHGIGGVGQGRGIGQGPGIGYGVGQGSGVGQGVSQGSVVGQGSSQGTSIGQGVSQGSVVGQGSSQGTSIGQGVSQGSVVGQGRIQGTSIGQDVSQGSVVGQGTSIGQGVSQGSVVGQGSSQGTSIGQGVSQGSGLGQGSGIGQGVSQGSVVGQGTSIGKGVSQGSVVGQGRIQGTSIGQGVSQGSVVGQGSSQGTSIGQGVSQGSGRGQGSGISQGVSQGSVVGQGSSQGTVIGQGVGQGSGRGQGSGIGQGVSQGSVVGQGSSQGTSIGKGVSQGSVVGQGSSQGTSIGQGVGQGSVVGQGSSQGTSIGQGVSQGSVVGQGSSQGTSIGQGVSQGSVVGQGSSQGISIGQGVSQGSVVGQGTSIGQGVSQGSVVGQGSSQGTSIGQGVSQGSVVGQGRIQGTSIGQGVGQGSGVGQGVGQGTSIGQGVSQGSVVGQGSSQGTSIGQGVSQGSGLGQGSGIGQGVSQGSVVGQGSSQGTSIGQDVSQGSVVGQGTSIGKGVSQGSVVGQGRIQGTSIGQGVSQGSVVGQGSSQGTSIGQDVSQGSVVGQGTSIGKGVSQGSVVGQGRIQGTSIGQGVGQGSGVGQGVGQGSGVGQGVGQGSGVGQGSSQGISIGQGVGQGSGVGQGVGQGSGVGQGVGQGSGVGQGVGQGTSIGQGVSQGSVVGQGSSQGTSIGQDVSQGSVVGHGTSIGKGVSQGSVVGQGRIQGTSIGQGVGQGSGVGQGVGQGSGVGQGVGQGSGVGQGVGQGSGVGQGVGQGSGVGQGSSQGISIGQGVGQGGGVGQGVGQGGGVGQGVGQGGGRGQGSGIGQGVGQGGGRGQGSGIGQGVGQGSSQGPGIGHGVGQGSGVGQGVGQGSVVGQGSSQGTSIGQGVSQGSVVGQGSSQGTSIGQGVSQGSGRGQGSGISQGVSQGSVVGQGSSQGTSIGKGVSQGSVVGQGSSQGTSIGQGVSQGSVVGQGSSQGTSIGQGVGQGSVVGQGSVVGQGSGVGQGVGQGSGVGQGVGQGSGVGQGVGQGSGVGQGVGQGSGVGQGVGQGSGVGQGSGVGQGVGQGSGRGQGVGQGSGRGQGVGQGSGRGQGSGIGQGVGQGSSQGSGIGQGVSQGSVVGQGSVVGQGSSQGTGIGQGSGLGQGSGIGQGVDQGSGIGQGSNQGSGIGHGMGQGSGQGQGVGQGSGRAQGSGVAQGVGQDSVVGQDSVVDQGVGQDSVVGQDSVVDQGVGQDSLVGQGSSQGTGIGHCVGQGNSQGSSIGQES, from the exons ATGGCCGCTCGAGTGTATTTCTCATTGACtgctgttttattgtgtttgatCGGATACTTGAGCATAACTCATGCTAATCAAAGACGAACCACAG TGGATGGTTACTGTCCGGCGACGCTGACGGTCGTGCCATCCCATCGAGGATGTACCTCTGATGAAGACTGCCCTGGAGGACACAAATGCTGTCGATTTGACTGTGGTCCTGTTTGTGTGCTGCCTGTTTTCA TGAAGCCAGGGAAATGCCCCATACCGGAGATGATTCCACTGTGTGCTGAAGGTTGTTtccatgatggccagtgtcctgccacaCAGAAATGTTGCCCCGCCACTGGtggctttgcatgcagtgaaccacgtggtcagggaagcggtcaggcaAGTTGTCAAGTAAGGGGCCAGGCAAGTGGCATTGGCCAGGGCAGTGTCAAGGGAGGTGGCATTGGCCAGGGCAGCAGTATTGGTCATGGTATTGGTGGCGTTGACCAAGGCAGCATCAAGGGAGGCAGCATTGGCCAGGGAAGTAATATTGGTCGTGGcattggccagggaagtggaATTGGCCAGGGCAGCATCAAGGGAGGCAGCATTGGCCAGGGAAGTAATATTGGTCGTGGCATTGGCCAGGGCAGCATCAAGGGAGGCAGCATTGGCCAGGGAAGTAATATTGGTCGTGGCATTGGCCAGGGCAGCAGTATTGGTCACGGTATTGGCGGcattggccagggaagtggaATTGTCCAGGGCAACAGTATTGGTCGTGGCATTGGAAGTGGAACTGGCCAGGGCAGCAGTATTGGTCACGGCATTGGCCAGGGAAGTAGTATTGGTCGTGGcattggccagggaagcggaattGGCCAGGGAAGTGGAATTGGCCAGGGCAACAGTATTGGTCACGGCATTGGCCAGGGAAGTAGTATTGGTCGTGGcattggccagggaagtggaACTGGCCAGGGCAGCAGTATTGGTTACGGCATTGGACAGGGAAGTAATATTGGTCGTGGcattggccagggaagtggaATTGGCCAGGGCAGCATCAAGGGAGGCAGCATTGGCCAGGGAAGTAATATTGGTCGTGGCATTGGCCAGGGCAGCAGTATTGGTCACGGTTTTGGCGGcattggccagggaagtggaACTGGCCAGGGCAGCAGTATTGGTCACGGCATTGGCCAGGGAAGTAGTATTGGTCGTGGcattggccagggaagcggaattGGCCAGGGTAGTAGTATTGGTCACGGTATTGGCGGcattggccagggaagtggaATTGGCCAGGGCAACAGTATTGGTCACGGCATTGGCCAGGGCAACAGTATTGGTCACGGCATTGGCCAGGGCAACAGTATTGGTCACGGCATTGGCCAGGGCAACAGTATTGGTCACGGCATTGGCCAGGGAAGTAGTATTGGTCGTGGcattggccagggaagcggaattGGCCAGGGCAGCATTATTGGTCACGGCATTGGCCAGGGAAGTAGTATTGGTCGTGGcattggccagggaagcggaattGGCCAGGGCAGCATTATTGGTTACGGTATTGGCGGTGTTCGTCAGGGGAGCATCAAGGGAGGCAGCATTGGACAGGGAAGTGGAATTGGCCAGGGTAGTAGTATTGGTCACGGTATTGGCGGcattggccagggaagtggaATTGGCCAGGGTAGTAGTATTGGCCACGGTATTGGTGGCGTCGGCCAGGGCAGGGGAATTGGCCAGGGCCCCGGTATTGGTTATGGTGTGGGCCAGGGCAGTGGAGTTGGCCAAGGTGTGAGCCAGGGCAGCGTTGTTGGCCAGGGCAGCAGTCAGGGCACCAGTATTGGCCAAGGTGTGAGCCAGGGCAGCGTTGTTGGCCAGGGCAGCAGTCAGGGCACCAGTATTGGCCAAGGTGTGAGCCAGGGCAGCGTTGTTGGCCAGGGCAGGATTCAGGGCACCAGTATTGGCCAAGATGTGAGCCAGGGCAGCGTTGTTGGCCAGGGCACCAGTATTGGCCAAGGTGTGAGCCAGGGCAGCGTTGTTGGCCAGGGCAGCAGTCAGGGCACCAGTATTGGCCAAGGTGTGAGCCAGGGCAGCGGACTGGGCCAGGGCAGTGGAATTGGCCAAGGTGTTAGCCAGGGCAGCGTTGTTGGCCAGGGCACCAGTATTGGCAAAGGTGTGAGCCAGGGCAGCGTTGTTGGCCAGGGCAGGATTCAGGGCACCAGtattggccaag GTGTGAGCCAGGGCAGCGTTGTTGGCCAGGGCAGCAGTCAGGGCACCAGTATTGGCCAAGGTGTGAGCCAGGGCAGCGGACGGGGCCAGGGCAGTGGAATTAGCCAAGGTGTTAGCCAGGGCAGCGTTGTTGGCCAGGGCAGCAGTCAGGGCACGGTCattggccaaggtgtgggccagggTAGCGGACGGGGCCAGGGCAGTGGAATTGGCCAAGGTGTTAGCCAGGGCAGTGTTGTTGGCCAGGGCAGCAGTCAGGGCACCAGTATTGGCAAAGGTGTTAGCCAGGGCAGCGTTGTTGGCCAGGGCAGCAGTCAGGGCACCAGTATTGGCCAAG gtgtgggccagggcaGCGTTGTTGGCCAGGGCAGCAGTCAGGGCACCAGTATTGGCCAAGGTGTGAGCCAGGGCAGCGTTGTTGGCCAGGGCAGCAGTCAGGGCACCAGTATTGGCCAAG GTGTGAGCCAGGGCAGCGTTGTTGGCCAGGGCAGCAGTCAGGGCATCAGTATTGGCCAAGGTGTGAGCCAGGGCAGCGTTGTTGGCCAGGGCACCAGTATTGGCCAAGGTGTGAGCCAGGGCAGCGTTGTTGGCCAGGGCAGCAGTCAGGGCACCAGTATTGGCCAAG GTGTGAGCCAGGGCAGCGTTGTTGGCCAGGGCAGGATTCAGGGCACCAGtattggccaaggtgtgggccagggcagcggagttggccaaggtgtgggccagggcaCCAGTATTGGCCAAGGTGTGAGCCAGGGCAGCGTTGTTGGCCAGGGCAGCAGTCAGGGCACCAGTATTGGCCAAGGTGTGAGCCAGGGCAGCGGACTGGGCCAGGGCAGTGGAATTGGCCAAGGTGTTAGCCAGGGCAGCGTTGTTGGCCAGGGCAGCAGTCAGGGCACCAGTATTGGCCAAGATGTGAGCCAGGGCAGCGTTGTTGGCCAGGGCACCAGTATTGGCAAAGGTGTGAGCCAGGGCAGCGTTGTTGGCCAGGGCAGGATTCAGGGCACCAGTATTGGCCAAGGTGTGAGCCAGGGCAGCGTTGTTGGCCAGGGCAGCAGTCAGGGCACCAGTATTGGCCAAGATGTGAGCCAGGGCAGCGTTGTTGGCCAGGGCACCAGTATTGGCAAAGGTGTGAGCCAGGGCAGCGTTGTTGGCCAGGGCAGGATTCAGGGCACCAGtattggccaaggtgtgggccagggcagcggagttggccaaggtgtgggccagggcagcggagttggccaaggtgtgggccagggcaGCGGAGTTGGCCAGGGCAGCAGTCAGGGCATCAGtattggccaaggtgtgggccagggcagcggagttggccaaggtgtgggccagggcagcggagttggccaaggtgtgggccagggcagcggagttggccaaggtgtgggccagggcaCCAGTATTGGCCAAGGTGTGAGCCAGGGCAGCGTTGTTGGCCAGGGCAGCAGTCAGGGCACCAGTATTGGCCAAGATGTGAGCCAGGGCAGCGTTGTTGGCCATGGCACCAGTATTGGCAAAGGTGTGAGCCAGGGCAGCGTTGTTGGCCAGGGCAGGATTCAGGGCACCAGtattggccaaggtgtgggccagggcagcggagttggccaaggtgtgggccagggcagcggagttggccaaggtgtgggccagggcagcggagttggccaaggtgtgggccagggcagcggagttggccaaggtgtgggccagggcaGCGGAGTTGGCCAGGGCAGCAGTCAGGGCATCAGtattggccaaggtgtgggccagggcggcggagttggccaaggtgtgggccagggcggcggagttggccaag GTGTGGGTCAGGGCGGCGGacggggccagggaagcggaattGGCCAAGGTGTGGGTCAGGGCGGCGGacggggccagggaagcggaattGGCCAAGGTGTGGGTCAGGGAAGCAGCCAGGGCCCCGGTATTGGTCATGGTGTGGGCCAGGGCAGTGgagttggccaaggtgtgggccagggcaGCGTTGTTGGCCAGGGCAGCAGTCAGGGCACCAGTATTGGCCAAGGTGTGAGCCAGGGCAGCGTTGTTGGCCAGGGCAGCAGTCAGGGCACCAGTATTGGCCAAGGTGTGAGCCAGGGCAGCGGACGGGGCCAGGGCAGTGGAATTAGCCAAGGTGTTAGCCAGGGCAGCGTTGTTGGCCAGGGCAGCAGTCAGGGCACCAGTATTGGCAAAGGTGTTAGCCAGGGCAGCGTTGTTGGCCAGGGCAGCAGTCAGGGCACCAGTATTGGCCAAGGTGTTAGCCAGGGCAGCGTTGTTGGCCAGGGCAGCAGTCAGGGCACCAGtattggccaaggtgtgggccagggcaGCGTTGTGGGCCAGGGCAGCGTTGTGGGCCAGGGCAGCGGAGTTGGCCAAGGCGTGGGCCAGGGCAGCGGAGTTGGCCAAGGCGTGGGCCAGGGCAGCGGAGTTGGCCAAGGCGTGGGCCAGGGCAGCGGAGTTGGCCAAGGCGTGGGCCAGGGCAGCGGAGTTGGCCAAGGCGTGGGCCAGGGCAGCGGAGTTGGCCAAGGCAGCGgagttggccaaggtgtgggTCAGGGCAGCGGACGGGGCCAGGGTGTGGGTCAGGGCAGCGGACGGGGCCAGGGTGTGGGTCAGGGCAGCGGACGaggccagggaagcggaattGGCCAAGGTGTGGGTCAGGGAAGCAGCCAGGGCAGCGGTATTGGCCAAGGTGTGAGTCAGGGCAGCGTTGTTGGTCAGGGCAGCGTTGTGGGCCAGGGAAGCAGCCAGGGTACTGGTATCGGCCAGGGTAGTGGACTAGGTCAGGGCAGTGGAATTGGCCAAGGTGTGGACCAGGGCAGTGGAATTGGCCAGGGAAGCAACCAGGGCTCCGGTATTGGTCATGGTATGGGCCAGGGAAGTGGACAGggccaaggtgtgggccagggcaGTGGACGGGCCCAGGGCAGTGGTGTTGCTCAAGGTGTGGGCCAGGATAGCGTTGTGGGCCAGGATAGCGTAGTGGATCAAGGTGTGGGTCAAGATAGCGTAGTGGGCCAGGATAGCGTAGTGGATCAAGGTGTGGGCCAGGATAGCCTAGTGGGCCAAGGTAGCAGCCAGGGCACCGGAATTGGTCATTGTGTTGGCCAGGGAAACAGCCAGGGCAGCAGTATAGGCCAGGAAAGTTAA